Sequence from the Gaiellales bacterium genome:
AGCGCGCTCGAGGATCACGAGCTCGCCTGCGCGCTGGCCGGAGCGGTCGTCGACGCCGTCGACGTGCCGGTCACGGTGAAGATGCGCCGCGGCGTCAGGAACGGCTCGCGATCGGCGCTCGACCTGGCTCCGAAGCTCGAGGCCCGCGGGGTCGCCTCGCTCACCATCCACCCCCGCTCCGCCCAGCAGATGTACACCGGCACCGCCGACCACACGTTCACGGCCGAGCTGGTCGAGCGCGTCGGCATCCCCGTGATCGCGTCGGGCGACATAACCGACCGCGCCACCGCCGAGCGCGTGCTCGACGCCACCGGCGCGGCCGCCGTCATGGTCGGGCGCGGCGCCCAGGGCCGGCCGTGGGCGCTGCGCGAGATGGCCGGCGAGGGCGAGGCCGACGCGGACGTGGCCGAGGTGGTCGCCGAGCTCATCCGCTTCATGCGCGAGGTCGAGCGCGAGATGGGCGACCGCGCCGTCGGCTTCCTGCGGAAGTTCTACGGCTGGTACCTGCGCGGCGTCCCCGGGGCGAAGACGATCCGCGGCGCGCTCGTCACCTGCGCGACGGTCGAAGACGCCGAGCGCGAGCTGGTCGAGTTCTGCCCCGGCGCCCGGGCGCTCGTGGCCGCCCACGAGGCCGAGCTGGAACTTCTGCCCGACAGCGACACCGACCGTCTCCTCGAGCTCCCGATCTCGATCTACGGGGGCGGCTGAGCCGATCCGTGGGTGCTTGGGGACCGGGAATCTTCGACGACGACGTCGCCGCGGACGCGATGTCCGGGAACGACGTCGGGCCCAACATCCAGCGCTGGGCCGAGGACGCATCACCAGCCGATGCGGCCGCGCGCGAGCAGATCCTGACGGCGTTGCGCGACCGTCTCGAGCAGTCGGCGTAGTGCCCGTTCACCGGCGCGCGGACCGCCACATCGTCGTCACGACCGGGCCGCCCGCCAGTTCGACTCGCCCGTACGGCTCGAACCCGCGGCTCATGTACCGCCGGTCGTTCGCGGGATTCGTCGACTCCAGGTAGGCCGGCGAGCCGTCCGCGTCGACCCGCTCCAGGCAGGCGTCCAGGAGCGCCATCCCGATGCCGCGGCCGCGGTGGTCCTCGTGCGTGCCGAACAGGCTCAGCTGGTGGTGCGGCTCGTGGCGGGGGTGGGCGTCCTCGAGCCGCTCGAGCACGTCGAACACGATGCCGGCCTGCGCGTCGCCGAGCAGGTCGCGCAGAAGGGCCTCGAGCTCGTGCTCCTGCTCGTCGGTCAGCTCGCGCTCGCCGGGCGGCACCCACACGGCCGCCGACTCGTCGCCCGCCGTGAGGAACGACCAGCCGTGGCGGAGCATGGCACCGAGGTAGGCCCGCCAGAACGCGGCCGCCGTGTCCAGCCGATCGGTCGAGCCGGGGAACGAGTACTCACCCCATACCGGGTCGTTGCGAAACGCGGTCGCCATGATCGCCGCGAGCGCGTCGAGGTCGCCGCTTCCGGCCACGCGGATCTCCACTGCCATTCGCCGATCCTAGTCAGGCGCGGGCGGGTGCCGCCGCCGGTTTCGCCACCGGCTCGGACGGCGCACCTCCCACGGCGAGCAGGACGCCGACGAGTCCGGTGACGACCGCCATGACGACGATCAGCACCCGGTAGTCCACGACCGTGATCAGGAAGGCGCCGAGGGCGATCGAGATCGTCTGCGGCACGCCGATGAGCGTGTCGGCGGCCGAGTACACCCGGCCCTGCAGCTCGGGCGGCGTCCGCGTCTGCACGGCCGTGCCGAACGCGACCACCGCCCAGGACAGGCCGATCCCGGCGATGACGAACCCGACGATGACGGGGGCGAGGGCCGGGAACAGGAACAGCGAGTCGCCGGCGCCGAAGACCAGGATGCCGACCCCAAGCGTGCGGCCGTCGCCGATCCGGCGCAGGACGCCCGCAGCCGTGACCGCCCCCGCGATGGCGCCGACGCCCTGGGCGACGCTGAGCACGCCGAGGAACGCGGGCGGCCGGTGCAGGCCGTACTGGAGCACGGCGAAGATCACCGACTCGGCGAAGCCGACGACGAGCAGCGCGATCGCGAGCGAGCCGACCATCCGCCGCAGCCCGGTGCTGGCGGCGATGTGGCGGGCGCCGGCGGCGACCTGGACGAGGATGTGGTGCTCCGAGGGCCGAGGCTTGGACTCGTGCATCCGCACCGCCGCCAGGCAGATCGCGGACGCCGCGAAGGTGGCGGCGTCGAGCACGGCCACCGCCGCCCCGCCGAGCGCGGCAAAGAGCGCGGCGCCGATCAGCGGCGCGATCAGCCGCGAGCCCTCGCTCACCGTCTGGATGGCCGCGTTCGCGTCCGCGAGCCGCTCGACCGGCAGGAGCTGGGT
This genomic interval carries:
- a CDS encoding GNAT family N-acetyltransferase; the protein is MAVEIRVAGSGDLDALAAIMATAFRNDPVWGEYSFPGSTDRLDTAAAFWRAYLGAMLRHGWSFLTAGDESAAVWVPPGERELTDEQEHELEALLRDLLGDAQAGIVFDVLERLEDAHPRHEPHHQLSLFGTHEDHRGRGIGMALLDACLERVDADGSPAYLESTNPANDRRYMSRGFEPYGRVELAGGPVVTTMWRSARR
- the dusB gene encoding tRNA dihydrouridine synthase DusB is translated as MADMTAAWSIGDVEIPSRIVLAPMAGVSVQAFRRQGRRFGAGLVCSEMVSSCGLQHRNERTLGYLRIAADEHPLAVQIFGSDPVPMAEAAQMVVAAGADIVDINFGCPVRKVTKTGAGASALEDHELACALAGAVVDAVDVPVTVKMRRGVRNGSRSALDLAPKLEARGVASLTIHPRSAQQMYTGTADHTFTAELVERVGIPVIASGDITDRATAERVLDATGAAAVMVGRGAQGRPWALREMAGEGEADADVAEVVAELIRFMREVEREMGDRAVGFLRKFYGWYLRGVPGAKTIRGALVTCATVEDAERELVEFCPGARALVAAHEAELELLPDSDTDRLLELPISIYGGG
- a CDS encoding MFS transporter, with product MRALLADRNARLLLVGQSLSLFGDRAMYLVLGVWVKGLTGSNAAAGLVFFVLAAPGLIAPAFGLVVDRMRKRPLMIATDLSIGVVLLSLLFVHDRADVWIIYVVTFLYGASGYLFSSARSALLTQLLPVERLADANAAIQTVSEGSRLIAPLIGAALFAALGGAAVAVLDAATFAASAICLAAVRMHESKPRPSEHHILVQVAAGARHIAASTGLRRMVGSLAIALLVVGFAESVIFAVLQYGLHRPPAFLGVLSVAQGVGAIAGAVTAAGVLRRIGDGRTLGVGILVFGAGDSLFLFPALAPVIVGFVIAGIGLSWAVVAFGTAVQTRTPPELQGRVYSAADTLIGVPQTISIALGAFLITVVDYRVLIVVMAVVTGLVGVLLAVGGAPSEPVAKPAAAPARA